A single region of the Marinitoga hydrogenitolerans DSM 16785 genome encodes:
- a CDS encoding phage tail tape measure protein, protein MANTAELSILLQAKDYASKALNSVTGAMNKLENATQKAGRSFQQFRNSMNEITKYAKYALGAITATGTAIVAFGKDTEKAMANASTMFGVAGKTFEEQLGNKVAKISKKYGISLKNMWDATYTLGSAGIALKDVPIVLEQVAKASVAGGADINIAFEGAIKQIKGFGLSIQDLEKVFAVQFQAVKYGLLNYEQLAQYIPEISASARSLGENWKTATATFATLTKYMPDASQAANALQNAYDELTQKSDQLTKAGIKLYKDGKFIGFVNVIEQLHNQLRGKTNKEVAEFINQLQLSDTARQAIVNLVNNFDDLKNITNSVTDDVSALNEMYIKQTSTLEFQLRKLFVVLDNLKQSIYNAFKGTLIQWIQKTIIWFQGLNRWISENKEKFVKLISAITRLLVAVVIFNMIINVMSKLGSIISSLSNPFTWLLIAFGTWFANLEKAERMKVLQTIFKAFGDMVNWIGEQFKKIKESGFINWFLGLFKEIGKRTFDITINLVKGSAEKLWDWFKTGVRQIGIFAINAGFALWSWFKEKTQEILINVKQGVIKLWSWFVDKIQTIKVFLISGTINLWDWFVNAIKIIKLNVLQGTLKLWDWFYETYKNIKINLISGAIKLWGWFLEGTRQIKVVLQNTTQKIVWAGEQVMKISLEYIQNTANIAKWILNGMKEVVLYFIANIGNLPKWILENALNITLAFILIYKNMYDWITKNTKQILLEINFAFAKKSMKIWNFFQDLIKNAWKKTIQFTIDLIKGKNELEEKPVNPEADKTIKENPYIITGDTTAKLTNSANLTTTLKGDMPLSTTQYALRMAGIFGSIGAGVLTSTTLSGVFLEQALKYALMGVGFATGGYTGSGGKYDVAGVVHKGEYVIPAWMVKEHPELVALLEKKRKGYAEGGAVDAIIKYFSGTGNTNISGDITITKDTVLELLNYVVNFKESAESESETIKQALDSIFNTEQKQEEKQKTLIQILNENLQLFQSLYPETKAYYDFEKKQAGNLFQIFKGGFDVLTGSIRNIGSLVADGIAKTPWAQSIANWTKKQVNSAGRAIGGAMSGAGNALGNLGSQISLGPVFDPILNGLKGIFSGITGLFGQMFGPIVQSLMSLGNVVAILNPINTIIEALMAVLGPLINGALQPFVNILKAFGQMLGTLLVPLLNPLFAGLQAFGAILTWIYNAVLVPIGRGFYVIFGMVANAFNWLYNVVSDVVRGLTFGTVNIGKRAVKSMNAIMKEANEKIAKVDMNVEQNVENSYQSQYTSTVQRSGPETVNNYITLNAADSFILDHKQTFKEFLAETIQELYNEGQIKFA, encoded by the coding sequence GTGGCTAATACCGCAGAATTAAGCATATTATTACAAGCTAAAGATTATGCTTCTAAAGCCTTAAACTCAGTTACAGGAGCAATGAATAAATTAGAAAATGCGACTCAAAAAGCTGGTAGAAGTTTTCAACAATTTAGAAACTCAATGAATGAAATAACCAAATATGCAAAATATGCTTTAGGAGCAATAACTGCAACAGGTACAGCAATAGTTGCTTTTGGAAAAGATACAGAAAAGGCTATGGCAAACGCTTCTACAATGTTTGGAGTAGCGGGAAAAACATTTGAAGAACAACTTGGAAATAAAGTGGCTAAAATATCAAAAAAATATGGAATATCTTTAAAAAATATGTGGGATGCTACATATACATTAGGAAGTGCAGGGATAGCACTAAAAGATGTTCCTATAGTATTAGAACAAGTTGCTAAAGCTTCAGTTGCAGGTGGAGCGGATATAAATATAGCCTTTGAAGGTGCAATAAAGCAAATAAAAGGTTTTGGTCTTTCAATACAAGATTTAGAAAAAGTTTTTGCAGTACAATTTCAGGCAGTGAAATATGGACTTTTAAATTATGAACAATTAGCACAATATATACCTGAAATTTCTGCTTCTGCAAGAAGTTTAGGTGAAAATTGGAAAACAGCAACAGCAACATTTGCGACTTTGACAAAATATATGCCGGATGCATCTCAGGCAGCTAATGCATTACAAAATGCTTATGATGAATTGACACAAAAATCAGATCAATTAACAAAAGCAGGAATAAAACTTTATAAAGATGGTAAATTTATAGGTTTTGTAAATGTTATAGAACAATTACACAATCAATTGAGAGGAAAAACAAATAAAGAAGTAGCTGAATTCATAAATCAATTACAACTTTCAGATACAGCAAGACAGGCGATTGTAAATCTTGTTAATAATTTTGATGATTTAAAGAATATAACAAACTCGGTTACAGATGATGTTTCCGCATTGAATGAAATGTATATAAAACAAACATCTACTTTGGAATTTCAGTTAAGGAAATTATTTGTAGTATTAGATAATCTAAAACAGAGCATATATAATGCATTTAAAGGAACGTTAATACAATGGATTCAGAAAACAATTATATGGTTTCAAGGATTAAACAGATGGATCAGTGAAAATAAGGAAAAATTTGTTAAACTTATAAGTGCAATAACAAGATTATTAGTAGCAGTCGTAATATTCAATATGATAATCAACGTCATGAGTAAATTAGGAAGTATTATAAGTTCTCTTTCTAATCCTTTTACGTGGCTTCTAATCGCATTTGGTACTTGGTTTGCTAATTTAGAAAAAGCAGAAAGGATGAAAGTTTTACAAACAATATTCAAGGCGTTTGGTGATATGGTCAATTGGATTGGTGAACAATTTAAGAAAATTAAAGAATCAGGATTTATAAATTGGTTTTTAGGACTTTTCAAAGAAATAGGAAAAAGAACATTTGATATAACGATAAATCTTGTAAAGGGTAGTGCAGAAAAATTATGGGATTGGTTTAAAACAGGAGTAAGACAAATTGGTATTTTCGCAATAAATGCAGGTTTTGCACTTTGGAGTTGGTTTAAGGAAAAAACACAAGAAATTTTAATTAACGTAAAACAAGGAGTAATAAAACTTTGGAGCTGGTTTGTAGATAAAATTCAAACAATAAAAGTTTTTTTAATTTCTGGAACAATAAATTTGTGGGACTGGTTCGTCAATGCGATAAAAATAATAAAATTGAATGTTTTACAAGGCACTTTAAAACTTTGGGATTGGTTTTATGAAACATATAAAAACATAAAAATAAATTTAATTTCGGGTGCAATAAAGCTTTGGGGCTGGTTTTTAGAAGGTACAAGACAAATAAAAGTGGTTCTTCAAAATACAACTCAAAAAATAGTTTGGGCTGGAGAACAAGTAATGAAAATATCCTTAGAATATATACAAAACACAGCCAATATAGCAAAATGGATATTAAACGGCATGAAAGAAGTTGTTTTATATTTTATAGCAAATATTGGTAATTTGCCAAAATGGATTTTGGAAAATGCTTTAAATATCACACTAGCATTTATTTTAATTTATAAAAACATGTATGATTGGATAACTAAAAACACAAAACAAATACTTTTAGAAATAAATTTTGCATTTGCAAAAAAATCAATGAAAATTTGGAATTTCTTTCAAGATTTGATTAAAAACGCTTGGAAAAAGACAATACAATTCACAATAGATTTAATAAAAGGGAAAAATGAATTGGAAGAAAAACCGGTAAATCCCGAAGCAGATAAAACAATTAAAGAAAATCCTTATATAATAACAGGAGATACAACAGCTAAATTAACTAATTCTGCTAATTTAACAACAACATTAAAAGGGGATATGCCTTTATCTACAACTCAATACGCATTAAGAATGGCAGGAATTTTTGGTAGTATAGGAGCAGGTGTTTTAACGTCAACAACTCTTTCAGGAGTTTTTCTTGAGCAAGCTTTAAAATATGCTCTTATGGGAGTTGGTTTTGCAACAGGTGGATATACAGGTAGTGGAGGGAAATATGATGTTGCAGGAGTAGTTCATAAAGGAGAGTATGTAATTCCAGCTTGGATGGTAAAAGAACATCCTGAATTAGTTGCATTACTTGAAAAGAAAAGAAAAGGATATGCAGAAGGTGGAGCTGTAGATGCAATAATAAAATACTTCTCCGGAACAGGAAATACAAATATAAGCGGTGATATAACCATTACAAAAGATACAGTACTTGAACTCTTAAATTATGTTGTTAATTTTAAAGAGAGTGCAGAGAGTGAATCAGAAACAATAAAACAAGCTTTAGATAGCATATTCAATACTGAACAAAAGCAAGAAGAAAAACAAAAAACATTAATACAAATTTTAAACGAAAATCTACAATTATTTCAATCTTTATATCCTGAAACAAAAGCCTATTATGATTTTGAGAAAAAACAAGCAGGAAACTTATTCCAAATATTCAAAGGCGGATTTGATGTTTTAACAGGAAGTATAAGGAATATAGGTAGTTTAGTTGCTGATGGAATTGCAAAAACTCCATGGGCACAAAGTATTGCAAATTGGACAAAAAAACAGGTAAATTCTGCAGGACGAGCTATTGGCGGTGCTATGTCTGGAGCTGGTAATGCATTAGGAAATCTCGGCAGTCAAATAAGTTTAGGTCCTGTTTTTGATCCAATATTGAATGGACTAAAAGGAATTTTCAGCGGTATAACAGGGTTATTTGGGCAAATGTTCGGACCTATAGTTCAATCACTTATGAGTCTCGGAAATGTTGTTGCTATTCTTAACCCTATTAATACAATAATTGAAGCATTAATGGCAGTATTAGGTCCATTAATAAATGGAGCATTACAACCGTTTGTAAATATCCTTAAAGCTTTCGGGCAGATGTTAGGAACATTACTTGTGCCATTACTTAATCCGCTTTTTGCAGGTCTTCAAGCATTTGGAGCAATTTTGACATGGATATATAACGCAGTGCTCGTTCCTATCGGAAGAGGATTTTACGTTATTTTTGGGATGGTTGCTAATGCGTTTAATTGGTTATACAATGTGGTTTCAGATGTGGTTCGAGGTTTAACTTTTGGAACAGTAAATATTGGAAAAAGAGCAGTAAAAAGTATGAATGCAATAATGAAAGAAGCAAATGAAAAAATAGCAAAAGTAGATATGAATGTGGAACAAAATGTAGAAAATTCTTACCAAAGTCAATATACTTCAACAGTTCAAAGAAGCGGTCCGGAAACAGTTAATAATTATATTACTTTGAACGCTGCAGATAGTTTTATTTTGGATCACAAACAAACATTCAAAGAATTTTTAGCAGAGACAATACAAGAATTATATAATGAAGGACAAATTAAATTTGCATAA